Below is a genomic region from Microbacterium esteraromaticum.
AGGAAGAATGCGCCGACGCCGTGTTCGTGGAATACGGCAATCTGCGGATGACCCGCACCTCGACGATGAAGCTGGTGAAGCGATACCCCGACGGACCCGACGAGCTGTTCGCGCTCGAACACGACCCGCGCGAAAGTGCCGACGTCTGGGATCGGCCGGAGTTCCGTGCTGTCCGCGACGAGCTCGAAGCGACCCTGACGTCTTACTTCGCGCGCTACGACGAGTCCGACACCTCCGGCCTCCGCGTCGAGGATCTGCCCCGGCACAACCTCGACGAGGCCTGGCGCGATCCGGGGCCAGCGGCGATCGCGGCAGACGGGGCATGGATGCACCGCCTTGAAGCGCGGATCCAGAACGAGAGGCAGCGGGGAGAGAACCCGTAGAACGCCAGCCCCCTCCCCGGGCTCGTCCGCCCCCATCCGCGTCGCGGCACCGATCCGGAGAAGGCTGACTCGTCAGGACGCCATCTTCATCATCATGTCGCGCATCGACATGCACGCGTCCATGCATGCTTTGCAGGCCTGAGCGCACATCCGGCAGACGTCGCTGTGCTCGGCGTGCGCCATGCACTCGTCCATGCACATGCGGCACATCGCGATGCAGGCGTCGAGCATCGACATCATCACCGCGGGGGTCATGCCCTGCATCCGCAGCATCGAGCGCATCATCGTGCCGCACATGTCTGCGCAGTTCATGCAGGCCACGCTGCAGTCCATCATCTGCGTCGAACAGACCGTGCACGCCTGCTCGCAGGCGGCACAGGCATCCATGCAGGCCTGCATGACCGACATGTCCATCATCTCCATGCCGGAGGTCTTCATCTCGGACGCCATCGCGTCCATCATCATCGAATCCATCGCTCGCACCGCCTTCGTCTTCGGCTCGCACCGGGGCTGAGACGGGGCAGGTCGTCCCGCCTGCGGCCAGAGTACGCCTGCACGCGCCGCACGTCGACAGCCGGGAGTAGGGTCGCCCTGTGCCCACGTTCACCCCTCTGCAGCGACTGGTCGTCGCGGTCGCCGTGCTGGCTTCCTTCGTCACCTTCCTCGACGGCACGGTGGTCACCGTCGCGCTGCCTGCGATCAGCCGCGAGCTCGGCGGCGGCATCGTCACCCAGCAGTGGGTGGTCGATGCGTACCTCATCACCCTCAGCGCGCTGATCCTGCTCGCCGGCTCGCTGTCGGATGCATACGGCCGCGTTCGCGTGATGCGGATAGGGCTGATCGCCTTCGGCATCGCCTCGATCGCCGTCGCAGCCGCACCCGACCCGCTCGTGCTCATCGTCGCTCGCGCGGCCCAGGGTGCCGCGGGCGCGCTGCTCGTGCCCAGCTCGCTCGCGCTGATCACCGCGATGATGCGCGGCGAGCTGCAATCCAGGGCGATCGGGGTGTGGACAGCGTTCACCACCGCAGCCCAGCTGGTCGGCCCCCTCATGGGCGGACTGTTCGTCGACCTTCTCTCGTGGCGCTTCGTCTTCGTCATCAACGTGCTGCCGATCGCGGTGAACCTCGTGCTGCTCGGCCGGCTGCGCCTGCCGGAGCACGAGCGCGATGTGCGGGTCGACTGGACGAGCGGCATCCTCTGCGCGCTCGGGCTGGGCGCGGTCGTCTTCGCGCTGATCGAGCAGGAGCGGTTCGGCTGGGGCTCCCCCGCGATCTGGATGCCCGGGCTGCTGGGTCTCGTGCTGCTCGCGGTGTTCGTGTGGCGTCAGGCCCGCTCGCCGCATCCGCTGCTGCCGCTCTCGATGTTCACGGTGCGCAACTTCGGCTGGGGCAACATCTCGACGCTCTTCATCTACGCGGCGCTGTCGCTCAACGGCTTCGTGGTCGGCGTGTATCTGCAGCAGGGCCCTGGGCTCAGCGCCACCGCGGCGGGGCTCGCCAGCCTGCCGATCACCGTGCTGATGATCCTGCTGTCGTCGCGTGCCGGCGCGTGGGCCGGGCGGCTCGGCCCACGGCTGTTCATGTCCGTCGGGCCGCTGCTCATGTCGATCGGCGCTCTGCTGCTGCTCACGGTCGGCGATGCCTTCGACTACTGGTGGCAGGTGCTGCCGTCCATGATCGTGCTCGGCCTCGGTCTCGCGCTGACCGTCGCGCCCCTGACCTCGGCGATCCTCGGCGCGATCGACGAACGTCGCAGCGGCATCGCCTCCGCGGTGAACAACGCCGTGTCACGAGTGGCCGGGCTGCTCGTGGTCGCGCTGCTGTCGACCA
It encodes:
- a CDS encoding MFS transporter, whose protein sequence is MPTFTPLQRLVVAVAVLASFVTFLDGTVVTVALPAISRELGGGIVTQQWVVDAYLITLSALILLAGSLSDAYGRVRVMRIGLIAFGIASIAVAAAPDPLVLIVARAAQGAAGALLVPSSLALITAMMRGELQSRAIGVWTAFTTAAQLVGPLMGGLFVDLLSWRFVFVINVLPIAVNLVLLGRLRLPEHERDVRVDWTSGILCALGLGAVVFALIEQERFGWGSPAIWMPGLLGLVLLAVFVWRQARSPHPLLPLSMFTVRNFGWGNISTLFIYAALSLNGFVVGVYLQQGPGLSATAAGLASLPITVLMILLSSRAGAWAGRLGPRLFMSVGPLLMSIGALLLLTVGDAFDYWWQVLPSMIVLGLGLALTVAPLTSAILGAIDERRSGIASAVNNAVSRVAGLLVVALLSTIVGGSLDLDGFHSAALVTAALFAAGGVVSWIGIRRNPAEPSAD